From the genome of Penaeus chinensis breed Huanghai No. 1 chromosome 8, ASM1920278v2, whole genome shotgun sequence, one region includes:
- the LOC125028199 gene encoding vitelline membrane outer layer protein 1 homolog isoform X4 has protein sequence MPEIAGPGQDQYEARGGRTCIFSLAAAMLSLVAVLSLASLARAAPEPLEVSESLSLDNGLNRGDWGPIELCQTRSFAYGFQIKYQDLGFVDDTAANGLKLYCRDGLGATTGYITSLVGNHGTWRNILQCPSSAYVEGVRAYVLPDQGSMHDDLGVDNVQLWCSEGTILDGKNWLTARAAAAPADELLARAENLEIERERITVDEREVEAVYLKSGYKGTPRIDGVWSLWAYCSSGNYVCGLETRVEKESTFTDDAGLSDFVLYCCLL, from the exons ATGCCAGAGATAGCAGGCCCCGGCCAGGACCAATATGAGGCGCGAGGCGGCCGCACATGCATTTTCTCGCTCGCTGCCGCCATGCTGAGCCTCGTCGCAGTCTTGAGTCTCGCATCCCTCG CGCGGGCCGCCCCTGAGCCCCTGGAGGTGTCCGAGAGTCTGTCCCTGGATAATGGGCTCAACAGGGGTGACTGGGGACCCATCGAGCTCTGCCAGACCCGCTCCTTCGCTTACGGCTTCCAGATCAAG TACCAGGACCTTGGCTTTGTGGACGACACGGCTGCCAACGGCCTGAAGCTCTACTGCCGCGACGGACTCGGCGCCACCACTGGCTACATCACGAGCCTCGTTGGAAACCATGGCACGTGGCGAA ATATCCTCCAATGCCCGTCGTCCGCGTACGTGGAGGGCGTGCGGGCGTACGTGTTGCCCGACCAAGGCAGCATGCACGACGACCTGGGCGTGGATAATGTGCAGCTGTGGTGCAGCGAAGGGACGATCCTGGACGGGAAGAACTGGCTGACAGCGCGGGCGGc GGCGGCGCCCGCGGACGAGCTTCTCGCCAGGGCGGAG AATctggaaattgagagagagagaatcactgtTGACGAAAGAGAAGTTGAGGCCGTTTACCTGAAGTCGGGTTACAAAG GAACACCGCGGATCGACGGAGTGTGGAGCCTGTGGGCGTACTGCTCGAGCGGTAACTACGTGTGCGGCCTGGAGACGCGCGTCGAGAAGGAGTCCACGTTCACGGACGACGCCGGCCTGTCCGACTTCGTGCTGTACTGCTGCTTGCTTTAG
- the LOC125028199 gene encoding uncharacterized protein LOC125028199 isoform X3, translating into MPEIAGPGQDQYEARGGRTCIFSLAAAMLSLVAVLSLASLARAAPEPLEVSESLSLDNGLNRGDWGPIELCQTRSFAYGFQIKYQDLGFVDDTAANGLKLYCRDGLGATTGYITSLVGNHGTWRNILQCPSSAYVEGVRAYVLPDQGSMHDDLGVDNVQLWCSEGTILDGKNWLTARAAAAPADELLARAEEHRGSTECGACGRTARAVTTCAAWRRASRRSPRSRTTPACPTSCCTAACFRPTAPSRRSNRKSGGCSGSWFGVCSEST; encoded by the exons ATGCCAGAGATAGCAGGCCCCGGCCAGGACCAATATGAGGCGCGAGGCGGCCGCACATGCATTTTCTCGCTCGCTGCCGCCATGCTGAGCCTCGTCGCAGTCTTGAGTCTCGCATCCCTCG CGCGGGCCGCCCCTGAGCCCCTGGAGGTGTCCGAGAGTCTGTCCCTGGATAATGGGCTCAACAGGGGTGACTGGGGACCCATCGAGCTCTGCCAGACCCGCTCCTTCGCTTACGGCTTCCAGATCAAG TACCAGGACCTTGGCTTTGTGGACGACACGGCTGCCAACGGCCTGAAGCTCTACTGCCGCGACGGACTCGGCGCCACCACTGGCTACATCACGAGCCTCGTTGGAAACCATGGCACGTGGCGAA ATATCCTCCAATGCCCGTCGTCCGCGTACGTGGAGGGCGTGCGGGCGTACGTGTTGCCCGACCAAGGCAGCATGCACGACGACCTGGGCGTGGATAATGTGCAGCTGTGGTGCAGCGAAGGGACGATCCTGGACGGGAAGAACTGGCTGACAGCGCGGGCGGc GGCGGCGCCCGCGGACGAGCTTCTCGCCAGGGCGGAG GAACACCGCGGATCGACGGAGTGTGGAGCCTGTGGGCGTACTGCTCGAGCGGTAACTACGTGTGCGGCCTGGAGACGCGCGTCGAGAAGGAGTCCACGTTCACGGACGACGCCGGCCTGTCCGACTTCGTGCTGTACTGCTGCTTGCTTTAGGCCGACCGCTCCCTCGAGACGCTCGAACCGGAAATCTGGCGGTTGTTCGGGTTCCTGGTTTGGCGTCTGCAGCGAGAGCACCTAG
- the LOC125028199 gene encoding vitelline membrane outer layer protein 1 homolog isoform X2, whose protein sequence is MPEIAGPGQDQYEARGGRTCIFSLAAAMLSLVAVLSLASLARAAPEPLEVSESLSLDNGLNRGDWGPIELCQTRSFAYGFQIKYQDLGFVDDTAANGLKLYCRDGLGATTGYITSLVGNHGTWRNILQCPSSAYVEGVRAYVLPDQGSMHDDLGVDNVQLWCSEGTILDGKNWLTARAAERAAERAPERAAPADELLARAENLEIERERITVDEREVEAVYLKSGYKGTPRIDGVWSLWAYCSSGNYVCGLETRVEKESTFTDDAGLSDFVLYCCLL, encoded by the exons ATGCCAGAGATAGCAGGCCCCGGCCAGGACCAATATGAGGCGCGAGGCGGCCGCACATGCATTTTCTCGCTCGCTGCCGCCATGCTGAGCCTCGTCGCAGTCTTGAGTCTCGCATCCCTCG CGCGGGCCGCCCCTGAGCCCCTGGAGGTGTCCGAGAGTCTGTCCCTGGATAATGGGCTCAACAGGGGTGACTGGGGACCCATCGAGCTCTGCCAGACCCGCTCCTTCGCTTACGGCTTCCAGATCAAG TACCAGGACCTTGGCTTTGTGGACGACACGGCTGCCAACGGCCTGAAGCTCTACTGCCGCGACGGACTCGGCGCCACCACTGGCTACATCACGAGCCTCGTTGGAAACCATGGCACGTGGCGAA ATATCCTCCAATGCCCGTCGTCCGCGTACGTGGAGGGCGTGCGGGCGTACGTGTTGCCCGACCAAGGCAGCATGCACGACGACCTGGGCGTGGATAATGTGCAGCTGTGGTGCAGCGAAGGGACGATCCTGGACGGGAAGAACTGGCTGACAGCGCGGGCGGcggagagggcggcggagagggcGCCGGAGAGGGCGGCGCCCGCGGACGAGCTTCTCGCCAGGGCGGAG AATctggaaattgagagagagagaatcactgtTGACGAAAGAGAAGTTGAGGCCGTTTACCTGAAGTCGGGTTACAAAG GAACACCGCGGATCGACGGAGTGTGGAGCCTGTGGGCGTACTGCTCGAGCGGTAACTACGTGTGCGGCCTGGAGACGCGCGTCGAGAAGGAGTCCACGTTCACGGACGACGCCGGCCTGTCCGACTTCGTGCTGTACTGCTGCTTGCTTTAG
- the LOC125028199 gene encoding uncharacterized protein LOC125028199 isoform X1, protein MPEIAGPGQDQYEARGGRTCIFSLAAAMLSLVAVLSLASLARAAPEPLEVSESLSLDNGLNRGDWGPIELCQTRSFAYGFQIKYQDLGFVDDTAANGLKLYCRDGLGATTGYITSLVGNHGTWRNILQCPSSAYVEGVRAYVLPDQGSMHDDLGVDNVQLWCSEGTILDGKNWLTARAAERAAERAPERAAPADELLARAEEHRGSTECGACGRTARAVTTCAAWRRASRRSPRSRTTPACPTSCCTAACFRPTAPSRRSNRKSGGCSGSWFGVCSEST, encoded by the exons ATGCCAGAGATAGCAGGCCCCGGCCAGGACCAATATGAGGCGCGAGGCGGCCGCACATGCATTTTCTCGCTCGCTGCCGCCATGCTGAGCCTCGTCGCAGTCTTGAGTCTCGCATCCCTCG CGCGGGCCGCCCCTGAGCCCCTGGAGGTGTCCGAGAGTCTGTCCCTGGATAATGGGCTCAACAGGGGTGACTGGGGACCCATCGAGCTCTGCCAGACCCGCTCCTTCGCTTACGGCTTCCAGATCAAG TACCAGGACCTTGGCTTTGTGGACGACACGGCTGCCAACGGCCTGAAGCTCTACTGCCGCGACGGACTCGGCGCCACCACTGGCTACATCACGAGCCTCGTTGGAAACCATGGCACGTGGCGAA ATATCCTCCAATGCCCGTCGTCCGCGTACGTGGAGGGCGTGCGGGCGTACGTGTTGCCCGACCAAGGCAGCATGCACGACGACCTGGGCGTGGATAATGTGCAGCTGTGGTGCAGCGAAGGGACGATCCTGGACGGGAAGAACTGGCTGACAGCGCGGGCGGcggagagggcggcggagagggcGCCGGAGAGGGCGGCGCCCGCGGACGAGCTTCTCGCCAGGGCGGAG GAACACCGCGGATCGACGGAGTGTGGAGCCTGTGGGCGTACTGCTCGAGCGGTAACTACGTGTGCGGCCTGGAGACGCGCGTCGAGAAGGAGTCCACGTTCACGGACGACGCCGGCCTGTCCGACTTCGTGCTGTACTGCTGCTTGCTTTAGGCCGACCGCTCCCTCGAGACGCTCGAACCGGAAATCTGGCGGTTGTTCGGGTTCCTGGTTTGGCGTCTGCAGCGAGAGCACCTAG